One window of Methanomassiliicoccus sp. genomic DNA carries:
- a CDS encoding winged helix-turn-helix domain-containing protein: MYFDIAQLTCDLDSRRILSAIDLKPRSAKEIASASRMSMSRCYRMIKEMEQNKIISRASIDRREMSYISNLRSIELRLEEDRLKLVVSYRDGSIADLCLGPEDLEKPLKAPMRQEMPQDLLEGTGSIEPSTIS, encoded by the coding sequence GTGTACTTCGACATAGCACAGCTAACCTGTGATTTGGACAGCAGGAGAATATTATCAGCCATCGACCTCAAGCCAAGGTCGGCCAAGGAGATCGCTTCCGCAAGCCGGATGTCGATGTCCCGCTGCTACCGCATGATAAAGGAAATGGAGCAGAACAAGATCATCAGCCGGGCGAGCATTGACCGCCGGGAGATGTCCTACATATCCAACCTGCGCTCCATCGAGCTCCGTCTGGAAGAGGACCGGTTGAAGCTCGTAGTCAGCTACCGCGACGGATCCATCGCCGATCTGTGCCTTGGCCCTGAGGACCTCGAGAAGCCGCTGAAAGCACCAATGCGCCAGGAAATGCCTCAGGACCTTCTGGAAGGCACCGGCTCCATCGAACCCTCGACTATATCGTAG
- the fliE gene encoding flagellar hook-basal body complex protein FliE, with translation MNKVLVVTGMPGAGKEEFVKVAQRKGYAIIRMGDVVRQEAERQGVIMDDKGIGGFATSERQVHGPEIWARRCLDMLGPGPTVIDGSRSLREMKAFRSALGEDTALVAVHSSPAVRFERLRKRNRSDAPRSIQEFADRDERELGWGLGSLIAMADIMMVNEGTLEEFHALVDKELM, from the coding sequence ATGAACAAGGTCCTCGTAGTAACGGGAATGCCTGGTGCGGGCAAGGAGGAGTTCGTAAAGGTCGCACAGCGGAAAGGATACGCCATCATCCGCATGGGCGACGTCGTCCGTCAAGAGGCAGAGCGACAGGGCGTGATCATGGACGACAAAGGGATCGGGGGGTTCGCCACCTCAGAGCGGCAGGTGCATGGCCCAGAAATATGGGCACGGCGGTGCCTGGACATGCTGGGACCGGGGCCGACGGTCATTGACGGATCCCGCAGCTTGAGGGAGATGAAGGCCTTCCGCTCGGCCCTCGGGGAGGATACTGCGCTGGTGGCCGTTCACAGCTCTCCTGCCGTCCGTTTTGAGCGCCTACGTAAGCGCAACCGTTCTGATGCTCCACGGAGCATCCAGGAGTTTGCAGATCGGGACGAACGGGAACTGGGCTGGGGCCTGGGCTCTCTGATAGCCATGGCCGACATCATGATGGTGAACGAGGGCACCTTGGAGGAGTTCCATGCTCTTGTCGACAAGGAGTTGATGTGA
- a CDS encoding roadblock/LC7 domain-containing protein — MQDAKSVENILDEIIRGEFPQGKNVQSITIVSKTGLMIAGKAASSARAETFSAMAAIMFSAAEATKNDIFKDKIEYLIAVFRNTKLFISELSSSLLIVATVDRDIEDQVILESMNRIVTRTKEELVWLR; from the coding sequence GTGCAGGACGCCAAGTCTGTCGAGAACATCCTTGACGAAATCATCCGTGGGGAGTTCCCACAGGGGAAGAACGTTCAGAGCATCACTATCGTATCGAAGACCGGTCTCATGATTGCGGGCAAGGCAGCATCCTCGGCTCGAGCGGAAACCTTCTCGGCCATGGCCGCCATCATGTTCTCGGCCGCAGAGGCCACCAAGAACGACATTTTCAAAGACAAGATCGAGTACCTCATAGCAGTATTCCGAAACACCAAGCTATTCATATCCGAGCTTTCCTCGAGCCTTCTAATCGTGGCCACGGTGGACCGCGATATAGAGGACCAGGTTATACTGGAGAGCATGAACCGCATAGTCACCAGGACCAAGGAAGAGCTCGTCTGGCTCCGGTGA
- a CDS encoding aspartate carbamoyltransferase regulatory subunit, translated as MKDFRVTPIRNGTVIDHIECGQALKVLRIIKVTGDVRSTVSVLMHVPSKKEGWKDVVKVEDRELDPREVDKISLIAPKATINIIRDFNVAEKYSVTMPDVVKGIIKCGNHNCITNKNEPVEPEFIVESKLPVVLRCKYCDRNQEDFAERLA; from the coding sequence ATGAAGGACTTCAGGGTTACGCCGATCAGGAACGGTACTGTGATCGACCATATCGAGTGCGGCCAGGCCCTCAAGGTCCTGCGCATCATCAAGGTGACCGGCGACGTCCGATCGACTGTGTCGGTGCTCATGCACGTCCCTTCGAAGAAGGAGGGCTGGAAGGACGTCGTCAAGGTCGAGGACCGGGAGCTGGACCCCCGGGAGGTCGACAAGATCTCCCTAATCGCCCCCAAGGCGACCATCAACATCATCCGGGACTTCAATGTCGCCGAAAAGTACAGCGTCACCATGCCCGATGTCGTTAAGGGAATAATCAAATGCGGCAATCACAACTGCATCACCAACAAGAACGAGCCGGTGGAGCCTGAGTTCATCGTCGAGTCCAAGCTCCCGGTCGTCCTCAGATGCAAATACTGCGACCGCAACCAGGAGGACTTCGCCGAGAGGCTGGCATAG
- the pyrB gene encoding aspartate carbamoyltransferase: MTFKGLDIVSIRDLTIDQIEQVLDLSEKMMPYATGEKTCKALDGKILANLFFEPSTRTRLSFESAMSRAGGKCIEITMPQTSSTVKGETLADTIRMVEAYSDAIVLRHPHEGASRLAAHFSRKPVINAGDGAGQHPTQTLLDLFTIKQQLGGISGKNVVLVGDLKYGRTVHSLAEALAMFGAELTFVAPPLLQMPNETAKLLENEGVKARLCSNLEDVIADADVLYVTRIQKERFPDLSEYEKVAGCYRIDNILLREAKKGLVIMHPLPRVDEIAPEVDMTENAKYFQQAFNGVPVRMALLTMILGGELR; encoded by the coding sequence TCCGAAAAGATGATGCCATATGCCACAGGCGAGAAGACGTGCAAGGCCTTGGACGGGAAGATCCTGGCCAACCTGTTCTTCGAGCCTTCCACTCGCACCCGGCTGTCGTTCGAAAGCGCCATGTCCCGCGCAGGTGGGAAGTGCATTGAGATCACCATGCCTCAGACGTCCTCCACCGTTAAGGGCGAGACCTTGGCCGATACCATCAGGATGGTGGAGGCCTACTCCGATGCCATCGTTCTGCGCCATCCGCACGAGGGGGCCTCCCGACTGGCTGCTCACTTCTCCAGAAAGCCGGTCATCAACGCCGGGGACGGGGCCGGGCAGCACCCCACACAGACGCTCCTGGACCTGTTCACAATTAAACAGCAGCTGGGGGGCATCTCAGGAAAGAACGTGGTTCTGGTCGGAGATCTAAAATACGGAAGGACCGTCCATTCATTGGCGGAGGCCCTGGCGATGTTCGGTGCGGAGCTGACGTTCGTAGCCCCGCCCCTCCTGCAGATGCCCAACGAGACGGCCAAGCTACTTGAGAATGAGGGCGTCAAGGCCCGCCTGTGCTCGAACCTGGAGGACGTCATCGCCGATGCGGATGTTCTCTACGTCACGCGCATCCAGAAGGAGAGATTTCCGGACCTGTCTGAGTACGAGAAGGTGGCCGGCTGCTACCGCATAGACAACATCCTGTTGAGGGAGGCAAAGAAGGGCCTGGTCATCATGCACCCCTTACCACGCGTGGACGAGATCGCCCCCGAGGTGGACATGACCGAGAACGCCAAGTACTTCCAGCAGGCCTTCAACGGGGTGCCAGTGCGCATGGCTCTGCTGACCATGATCTTAGGAGGGGAGCTGAGATGA